In the genome of Impatiens glandulifera chromosome 6, dImpGla2.1, whole genome shotgun sequence, the window CCtcaacttattaataatttcttaaaaaatattaaagaaatttcattatttcatattggcataatataaaaattcttcCAAAAAGATGTTTGGGTTTGTATCCCTTATTTACAATTATACATTTCTACTTCCATATACATATGTAAATTTCCAAacaagataatttttattttatttttgttttcaaattatatCCTATAGTACTATTTATTATTAGgtgatagataaaataaattaatatatctttATCATACTAATAAGAGATGACATAAGACTTAATTACTCAAAGATTATCCTTAATAATATCCAATTACTATTTAtccttaattaatattataataataataattattattattattattattataataaaaaaacaacttcaacttcatttatttttgtgaaacttgtatttcattaatatcaaataacaaGTATCCGGTCATTCTAAAATCACCCCTCGATAAATTCGAGTAAAAAGAATAACTATTAAATATATCCCaagaatataatgaataaaaagttaaatgatttaatgaatttataaaagaagataaatgatttaattaattgataaaaaaaaaaataagagggagaaaaaatgaataattaattaataaatattaaatttaaaaaatatatttaacatagtATAAGGAGGTTAGatgagccaatttttaatagtatgtacgtttaaataaattttattaatacatatgtCTAACTGAGTTAGTTTTACAATTATATAcgtttaaataagtttttttttaatttaaaatactattaatctaatatgtttataattttaacataaaaaaagagaaattttcaattcaattaGAAAAGGGATATTTTTGATTACATTATTTTTAGATGATATCTTTTATATACCACTCTtaacaaaatacaaaagtttaaagtttaaaattcttatataaattaaataacaaagatatataaaagagggaaaaaaaacttaattgtgGCTCTACTAACTTGATATGACAATGATGGGCACTAATTATGACCCCAATAGTTCCACCATTGTTGTAATGTTGCTTAGATTCCCCAATACTGTCTACTATTAGGTTAGCCTCTCTAAGAATTTTTGGACCCTCCTCACTTTCATTATAGCTCATATGTCAACATCGATCCTTTGTGGGTATTATGTCCCCCCATGTATAATACCCTTTATGTAAACTCTAAGATTTTCTTCACAATGCTAGTCAAAATTATGGTGTGGGTTAATCCCTTTGACCACActcttcaaaatatatatattaatagaacATGACACCCCACAATCTTTCTCGCTTCAACTCCAAACACTTTAAAGTTGGAATCAATATCGTGacattttaatctcttatgtCAACTCTTATTTTgatgagtttttaaaataaaaatatatgattctCTAAGATGATTATGAGATAGTTGATCTTATCATTGTAAGAAGGTCCCAACCTTTTCTGGTCATCAGGATTCGAACATAAAATTGGTCTTCAAACAGTCCCACTCATAGGTTATTGGTGGCATAAGGTACATGGTGGGAAGATGGACCCATTACAAGATCTTTGTAGAATAAACATTGACCATTGTGACCTCCAAAATTCTCTACCCACCATTTTCCTTATTTGCTAGGTTTTATAGGGCAGATAAACATGTCACATACTATCCCAAAAGAAAGGAAACAATCACAACTTTTAGACATATTCTTTTTTTCATGTGTTTAGACAAACCTCTCTAATACATAGGCTTATAACAATTTCGTCACTTCCTAATAAAGTCATACAAAAAAAGTAGATTGGCTTAAGAAAGTCTTCATTCAATTTTATATAGAGATAATTGATGAAAAATAGCCATCTCTATTTTCTTGATTAGGATAATTTAAGTTGTCCAAAATAGTGCAACACAACATAAACATGTCACTAAAATTATAACgatacaaaaatattatcatattattgaCAAAAGTATATCAAATACGAGTTAGTTTTTCAGTAGAAAAACAAAGTACTAACTCGTTAGATCAATATTAGAACTTAAGAAGTCATTTTGATAGGGTAAAAAATTTGAGTAATTATATcaggataatttttttaaaaaaaggaaagaagaaaCAAAGCTAGTACTAAAAAAACATGCTCAAGTCCCTATATTAAGGTTTTTAGATGAGCATAAATGAACTTGAATATGAATTTCCTTAACAAATGCATAGCAATCATGAAAGAATTTCATACTTATTTTGGAGTCCAAAGTTTAGATTTGAGATTATctatcattaaaaaaacaatttctttaCGAATTGTGCATGGGTGAAAAGTTTAATCTTTGTCTATATGagacatatattataaatttaatttgaatatattataaaaactcATTTTATATAAGTACTGAAATTGATAACTAATTACtctatatagatttttttttaaatgatcactttgtatttttatgtaactattttattgtttttaataggtgggaaactttatatttttacatatcTTGAAAGAAAgcgaaattattacaaataataagaCATAAATAGGAGAATATCATAGAGACATATAGCAAGCCCTAACTCCCttaaatcattatattatttggaAAAGTTACTTTATTCTTAACTTTATGGGGTattgttcatcggttcggttcgAGTTATTTGAGTATGTACCGTGGCGGGTTATATTCTACCGCTAGACCACTTGTGCTTTTGTtacctaattttttattattaaaacttgagttcaaaatattctaatttgattaatttgaattttttcttaaattaagtttggaaaaataaataataaaaaaatgaattcggttttcggtttggttttcgagttgagagccaaactcgaaaaccaattcaaaaaccgtgtttgaattcgaattggtttgaaattcgattcgaaaacagaaaatgaaattcgaattcgatttaatcgaattcggtcggagattcggttcagaccaaatattgaacacccctaccgCAAATATCGCATACACAAATAACTAATGACAATTATAGCTAATAATAGTCTACCAAATTCGTCTTtgcatcaaaataaataaataaaaacctcaaattacatcatttaatatatatctatctatatatatacatatataatttatatgttttattgaAGGGTAAAACTAGCTAGGATGATTCTACCGTCAATACTTTAATTTCTGTTAATCTTTAGTCTCAAGAATCTTtagttagtatatatatatattttacagataaaattcaataaataatgaaaaaatggatttataatttttatgattaatagaTTCAAACACCATGTAAATAACTCTCCATTTGTTTTAAGTTACTTTTTTTAACCAAAACTagtcaaataaaactaaaataaaaagtagttaattaaaattaggtAGGTATGTACCTGTCAAGGATGTCCATAGTGAGCAGTTCCTCCGGCGGGCCCTCAGCCTCAGACTTGGTTTTCACGGTCCCGCCGAAGAAGGGCGCGATGAGGACATATCCACGGACTCTTATTGGCTCAAGTTCGGGCGACCCTTCCTTCAATCTAACAGCCATCTGATGCGCAATATTACCACCGGAAGAATCCCCCACTATGAATACATTCCCAAAATCAGCTTCCCTCTCGTCTAGCCACTCGTCCGACTGTGTTCGAAGCCAGGTTAGAGCTAGCATGGCGTCGTCCATCGCCGCAGGAAGTCTATGCTCGGGAGCAAGACGGTAATCAGGAGAGACGATGAGGGCGGGGAGAGCTGAGGAGAGACGGAGACAGAAGCTGTGGCAGTTGGGCCAAGTACGAGACCCAACGCAAAAGCCGCCACCGTGGAAGAATATGACAATGGGGAGTGGTTTTGAATTTGCAAGAGGTGTCGGTCGGGGTTTGTAGAGGCGGAGATTGAGATCATGGGTTTTGTCGAAACGACAGTCTTTCCAAGCGACGGATTCGTCTTCTTCATGGTTGTGGAATGGGAAAATATTGGTGAAGTCGATATCTTGTGAACGGAAGGTAGAACCGTCGCTATAGACTTGAAGGATGCCTTGAAAATCTTCTACTAGTTCTGCAGGAAGGGAGCCCATCTCGCTCTATAtctatattttgtgttttcttctATCCTCTCCAATTACTCCCACTCTTTTATACTACTAAAAATTACTTCTTTTCTTCATGTGTTGTCTTCACATATATATGCTCTCTTTAAGTAAAGATACAACATTTAATGGATTAATTCTAAATtacccaaataaaaatatatttcataatattttgtgtattacattatactttttaaaaaaaattgttacttctTTTTTCTATGTATCAAACAGGTCACAATCATTTTTTATtcctaatattaaaaaaaaaattaatttttttttttaagtttggtCAATTAAAAGAACTAGCATGTAACCCGTCCATATGCAcgagtaattatataaaaaaatcgtgaaaaaaaattacgttaaaaatataataatatttttaattttatttttaaccgttttaagtttatgggtacccacaattcgactcaaatatcaatttattctcatatatattcaaattaatcacagctctcaatcaggcaatccgaacactttaaaaattaaacattattaattaattatatatatatatatatttgaattaaaaatataataaacgtATTATTTATAGTGAAACTAAATTTAGATGTATTAAATAGAGTGGTTGACTATATctatcttataattattatacataaaatattaattttttcaaaaacaatttattgaaaaatcttTTAAAGGATTTGAAAGATCTCGACCCAACTGGAGAAGAACATTGATTTCTTCAAgtgatttatgttatttataaaatgaagaTAAGAGATGGTGAAGTTATAATAACTTGTAACTAAATGacataattagataaaaaaaaatattaatatattatttaaattataaataattcaattcttattaaTCAATATAAGTATTTGAAATACAGATTAGGTAAATTTAAATTGGACTTTGATAAAAtagatcatttttttttcaattgttcactcttatttctttttatttttataattttgctagattttttttttatcaaaaatgaaAGAGGTTAAGTGTGTTGGCCAAGttaaaagatgaagatgaagggcATAAATGAATTTCTGACCAAATGCATGGTATTGATCAATTCAAGTTAAGGAGGTAATGGTTCTTTTTCCATCCAAATACATGCATATGATTGTGTGTAAATATTGGACATATCACATGacacaaaatatattatctGATATAGGTGGAATATATACAATGTTTCTATTCAAACAATATATAATCCATATCAGAATACATGCTCTTAAACTCTCCACTCGTGTGAAGGCCTGCCGGGCTTCACATCACAAAATTTCATTATGTGAATTTGGACTACATCTACTATTCTTCAATTCATTCCTATtcctttctaattaattatacaacCATTACCAACCATGAAAATGAAATTAGCTTTCCATCCAATATCTTAGgcctcttttttttatattatatttctagattattatattaaaaattgtatatttattgaaatataaaataatttagataatattttttaaatactatatACAATTTACCTACAAAATTGAGTAAATATAACACTATAATCTATGTTACGATGAATTACATGACAAGCCCAACAAAACCGATTTTGTAAATAATCTtcataataaagaataaaataatcttatacataaaatatctttaacatttttaatgagATTATGATTTCATAAGaatttaagattttgataaaatattaacttttaaataaaattattaatccaaaaaaaatatatatattcaaataaaaaacggattaataattttatttaaaagttaatatgtCAAATACTTAAAGcttgatattatattatgataatttatatttgtgataaattggaaattttaatattttaaaacctaagaattctaaaacaaaaaccttattagaaatttattgataaaaGAAATCTTTAAGAAATAGTTAAATCTTTGGCAAATGTAAGATAGTTTCTTGtaaagttttctttctttcactTAAATTCCAATTGACATTGTTAATAAATAACGAAATATTGTAAcaattctaaatatatattttaaaccaaaatttatgcaatttaatatatatatatatatattacaaaaatatatcactaaagttaaaaatataatattttttcaaaaaatttataaatatattattacaactaatataataacatataaatcaaacaacgaagctaataatataattaaaattttataacgtTAATGTTTGCAATTTTTATAGCAAAAAGACTacattttcattatatattataacacaTAATATGTAAATAAGGGTTCAAAGTTGGAAATTAAGTATAAAGTAACtttatagttttaatatttaaatttgtaatatatattgcaTTAACATTATTAGATAATTTCTTCGCAACTAGTTCGGTAACTCTATGACAAAGTAACATTACAAACTAAATTGTAATcatatttaatagttttaaacTATCGTTCGAAATATTCGTAATCTTATAACAaacatttttacattaaaatatttaaatgtgtaCTTAATTAGTTGTTTTCTAAATATTAGTAAATGTTTAATGCACAATTAGTTGAAGTTCTTATTAACTAATTTGCCTCGTTTTTAATGtcaacatcatttcatccaacTATCCTACCCTTACGccataaatttagtttttttcaaTAGTTTCTTCAATCTCTCTTCCCTTTTAACTGTTTTTATAGGAtctagatttttattttctttcttgcAATACTAATTGATATCAAACAACGACGAAACTCCCATGTACGACTTAACCATCAATGAGGAGGACATGTCGTCCGACTATAATGATACTCATCGGAGCTAGATAGGGTGAAGGTCGAGCTTTGAAGCTCGACCCAAGATTGAAAATCTAAAGGTCGAGATGGAGGCGATGAGTACTTTGCTACAATTGGAAATCCAACTTCATATCGTAAAATGCATATTCTCCTTGATGATATTATGATTGATATGGCCTCAAATTGGGTTAAATATATCCCCAACATCCTTTGAAATATGTTGATAAACTTTCTAGGTTGTTGTTCTTGACTAATAGCTCAAGAACATAAAcacaattttgaaaaaaaaatcaaaatcaaattttgatatttctGATTTAGGTTGATTCAGATCGATATGGCCtaaaattggtttaaatatgTCCCCAACATTCTTATAAACATGTTGATAAACTTTCTAGGTTGTTTTTCTTGAGTAATAGCTCAAGAACATAAAcccaattttgaaaaaaaaatcaaaatcaaattttggtATTTCTGATTTAGGTTGATTCATTCAGTTTTGTTTCGCTAGAATGCTTACAAATGATCATATGATCTTTTTTCAATCAAGAAATCAGACAATCATACAATATATTAAACTGGTCGAACTAAAATGTaagaatttcaaattaaacttataaaccGAATTACAACATGATTGGAAGTTTACTGTGTTAGATTAAAATCCTTAACTCTTTTGGAAGCTTTCATGAATACCTAGATCAGATCCTTACAACTTTACACATTGAAATTTTAGAAAAGCTTTAAGATCTTCAATGACGGATTTTCGTTCCAACTTGATTTAGAGGTGGAGAGTGGATCTCTTGTACTTGGTTTGCCCAGAAAagactatttatagcctcccaagATTGGTTGATCAACCAAGTGGGCTTGATTTATTCAAAAGACTATCAATCGTCTTTTGTTTGATCTTCGACGAGTTGTCCGTATAGGCAATGATACTACCTTAGGGTGTATGGAAAATGATCACTAAAGTACGATGattatttcaccttttgaacgaGATCAAATGGTGGAGAAACGAtaaagttccatctttgaaaaatcaaagatggaactGTTCTTATCCAGTTCGTCGTCgcaaggaagaagacaaactagATGAGAACGATGTTGTTTCCTTCTTCTGCGTTTAAGCACTAACGAAGTGCTGAAATGTCATCGTTTTGAGCTTAAGGGCTAAAAAATCAGAGATGAAACTGTTCTTATCAAGTTCTTCAttgcgaggaagaagacaaaccagATGAGAACGATGACGTTTCTTTCTTGCGTGTATTTGGTTTTTTAAGCTTTAATGAAGCGTAAGTAGTTTGCCAATAACTTTCTTATGATTCATATGGTTGTATGAAACCAAAATATGAACACTAAAGGTTAGTTTTAatcaattcaaaaaaataaattttttatttctataaaaaattagttttaataaaaaatgatcgGGATGACCTGAAATTGGATTAAATATGTCCACAACAACCTTAGATACTTGTTGAGAAGATTTTTGGGTTGTTGTTCAAGAATAAAAACCCagttttgaaaaattttaaaatcaaattcgggtatgttcattatttttatttttgggtattttgtgatatttatttaattgttgtaagccataaattaaacataaattaaggttaaaattataattaaatattttcaaccactttttgggtttaatttgagtataataaatacaatattttaacctcaaattaattttggttttttatttaatttttctaattagggtttaattatcacaataattaaccttattttgatctttaatttatttttgggttattttaaatttaaaaattcaaaatattattttaatattattattatttaataatattatttgaaaattagattagatcaaattttcatgcttacaattatgtttaattatttaaactaaagtAATTCTAgaaaatcaaattgtgatttgattattgCAAATCCctgtattatttaaaatcgaACCCCAGAactaataattttcaaattctgAGAGGGatcattaaaaatcttttaaaataatgttttatattaaaacaaaatttctaacacgcaaaccgatgttgaaattctCAAACCTCGAGTTTTTCCGCGAAAATCGAAACAAAGGGTTTTTCTGGGGGTTATACCCGCATTTCAGCCCGAAACGATGTCGTTTCTACTCTGGTTTGTTTTCTCCCTCGCGACGAACATCCATGATGATCACCCGAAACTTTTAGTTTTTTCCAAAGTGAAACTCATTCGATACTCAACCAAAACGGCTAATTTGAaagttgaaatgatcaccctaacatgtgatcatttcacctacgaTCATAGGCTTCATCATCACCTATGTCGATCAACTAGATGAAGAACAGAAAAAAGACATTAATGGCGTTTTGTCTGAAATTTGTTTCACTTGATCGATCAATCGACCTAAGGACACTATTGTAAGCACGAAAAATCTACAcactaaacttataaaattaaataattattatgatttattttcaaataaataaaataaaaatagttaaccCATagccaaaacctaattaaaacaattaattagatttattattatgataattaaaatataattaattaagaaaaatggctaaagcaaaaaaataaaactatttgggataaatgttgtactcattttatcttaaaataattttagaaaaaagttaaaggataaagataaataatttaggatgaaataaggtacccatttcatacccaaaaattatttatttaacccaaaaaatatacaaaaatatatataaaaaaaatagcaaaacattcttcatatttattttaatattttatatttacaaagataaatattaaagacaaaagggtgaaagaaaaatcaatttcaaaaccAAATggatttttaagattttaaaataaaaataaaatcacaatcAGTTGTAGTCGAATCTCGGAGAAAAAGCTACAGTTGAAACCATGTCTATTTGATGGACATCATCCAATGTCCCAAACACGTTGACGTAGCCCATTGTAACCGAAGAAACACGCGTCCGTGCCTAACCAGATCGCCAACGCCAATTAACTAAAACACTAACGATGCGCCCGATCGCCAACGAAACGCGATAGAGCACTAACGGAACGGTCCACGTTCATCAACAATGctcaaaacgacgtcattttaTCTACAATTGTCTTCTTTGCCGCGATCGCCGGAGAGATAAGGATGAAgtcccatctttgatttttgaaaGATAAAATTCAACCGATAGTCAACCAAATCGACtgattcaaaaggtgaaatgatcatccTACCACGATGATCATTTCCTCTACATCAATAGGTTGTGGTCATGCCTATTCTAGCAAGTTAATCCAAGAACAACTAAAACATCATTAATGTCTTTTGGCTAATTCGATCAATTTGAGTCATCCAATCGATTTGGAGAGGTTATAAATAGTCTCTCTTGACAAATCTGAAGACTATGGATAACATCTCAAgcctcaaatcaaataatttcaaaaattctccattaaagctcaaagcttctaatttttcgaaatttttgTATAAAGCTCTAAGGATTGGATCTATGCATACCAAAAACTTCTTTAAGGTCCAAGGAATATTCTCCAATCCTTAGTTTGcttccaatcatcctttaattcataattctagtttgaaattgaaattttatatttcagttttcataattTTGTATGTTGTCTACTTGTTGAATTTTAGGATTGGAAATCAAtcctaaaattatttacatGCTTCATGTTTAGATTAGAATCAATCaatcttaaacaaaaaaaattcaaatttgaattttaaaaatctaaaatcggGTTTACTATTCTTGggctaatcctcaagaacaacaactcaAAAAGTtttccaacatgtttctaatgatgtgggacaatatttggatcatgtttgatcaaaatcaaagttTTCAAACTAAATGGtttttttgagttcttgaattagtCCAAATGAACAATCAGTGTTCatggtatcaatcaagtatatgaaatATAAGAACACTATTGGCAATCTCCTTTTACttgaaaacaactttaaaatcaaaaacccaatttttggctacaaactattttgaatgaattgatcatcACTCATGTCTATTGATACCTTGAggtgatgttctaaatgtttCTGTGAGCTTTTTGAAGCTACCCAGGCTCTTGGAGTGAAGAATACAAGCCCCCATCAAGATTGAAAAACTTGCAATTTGTATGTTCTTGAGGACTGAGAAATCTAACCAAGGACCGACAAGTCCAACCAAGGATTTTCATCTAGGACCGAGGTTTCGACTAGTTTTCTTCAATGAGGACCGAAAGGTCCGACCAATGTTCTTCagctaggatcgagaggtctaaccggggatttttacatccgaccgaGAAGTCAGACATAGAACCAAGGAGTTTCGCAACTGACCTAGAACTCTTGAACCCAAGACCGATGAATTTTACGTAGGACCGAGAAGTCAGACCTAGGAAtgaggagtctcgcacccgacTGAGAACTCCTAAACCCAAGTCCGATGACTTCCATataagaccgagaggtccgaccgagaattctatcCCAGGCCTGTTTAGTTCgcatttctaaaattatttttgtaattttagaacatcaaaccattttataaaaatcttaaaaaattagaaaataattccaaaatatttttgggatattcccataaaaacatattttgataaatGCTTGTTTGGGATATTCTTCATGTATTTTCTTCCCTAGTTGTCATCAGAACATGTACTAGCATTtcaatattgttgttacaatagTTTAAATAACGCTACAACATATGCATGCCTAAGATCGGAAGAAAAttcagttaaaataaaatgctaTACAgtcgattttcaaaagccaaattcATAAAGTATAGACTATTTTCAAAACGGGTATGGAGGATGAAGCGTGAAATACCTTTCTCGAGTATGACCAAACTATGAACTAAAATAAACTCTGGCctatacgtttgtatacgtatgccatttttattgattttcaaaaatcaattggtgactctattttcaataaataatcttttaaattaaatattttaattaatttaaacaatggatttctaaaaaatcaaattgtaatttgattaatgcAAATCCCCggattattcaaatttgaaaaataaattaattattttcataattaattttaaaagatgtcactaattatttaaatcttttaaaataatattttattttaaaaaaagattcaTAACACGCAAACTGAGGTTGAATATATAAGACCTCGAACTTCCACGGAACCGAAagaatttttctaagtgttacAACTTTTTGAAGACTCTATAGGGGATTAAATGTTTTACTAGAAACATAAActtaacttttaaaaacaaccAACTTAACTAGTAGAGACATTTAGGGCATTGTGGGacataaaatctaaaaatctaTTTTCCACACGTAACCAAATGTCGGActcatttctcttaattttctattttttataaattgggtgGCGACTCGAggataattaatattgaaaaaaataaagtacACATATGACgtcttcccattaaaaaactatCAATCTCTCCCAAATTCTACGGTATGTTAAGTTATGCAGTTCTTTATAAGCCGCagttttaaaactttaaattttcaataacttTAATTGGTAATACGATATATAAGGACCACTACTACAAAGAGTATTACACCCTTGATCGTGAAATATCGATTGCTTGTTGAACCCTGTGAATTGCGTGAAAGTAGGATACTCCAAATTCGGGGGTcaaagagttttataaaacgtTCTTGGTGGAAAAAAACCGTGAATGAAAGATCCCACTAAATTGAATTGGGTCCATGAATCTAAGAAATAGTGAGAATTCTTGATCTCTCTCAATAATTGATCTTTACGGTGCTTCCTCTATCAATTAAATCCTTTATCCATAGAATAAGTAGTTAGGCATATCTATTTCTTCATACTTTGGCTTCTATGAAGGTTCTTTCTTTGCTACAGCTGATAAAAATCTAACGCCCACACCGGATATGGACCGAACTGTCTCACGACGTTCTGAACCCAGCTCACGTACCGCTTTAATGGGCGAACAGCCCAACCCTTGGAACATACTACAGCCCCAGGTGGCGAAGAGCAGCGTCCCATATATTTTCATACTCAACGGTTTTATCACGTACAACTTGAATGATCAGTCAATTCTCTCATCATGAACGACACGATCGATATGAACGACACGATCAGCACAA includes:
- the LOC124942456 gene encoding probable carboxylesterase 15, with protein sequence MGSLPAELVEDFQGILQVYSDGSTFRSQDIDFTNIFPFHNHEEDESVAWKDCRFDKTHDLNLRLYKPRPTPLANSKPLPIVIFFHGGGFCVGSRTWPNCHSFCLRLSSALPALIVSPDYRLAPEHRLPAAMDDAMLALTWLRTQSDEWLDEREADFGNVFIVGDSSGGNIAHQMAVRLKEGSPELEPIRVRGYVLIAPFFGGTVKTKSEAEGPPEELLTMDILDRFWSLSLPKGCTPDHPMANPFGPFSTDLQKVALDPILVIVGGCELLKDRVEDYAKRLKKIGKSIEYYEFEGKQHGFFTNYPYSDVSAKVLQLLQNFISHYSGK